DNA sequence from the Spirochaetaceae bacterium genome:
GAGTTCCGGCTACGCGTGGCGGGTACCGAGGAGGCCGCGCTGGCCGCGCTTGCCGGCGTGGCGGGGGTGAACGAGGTCAGCTCGCAGGGCACGGTGGAGCAGGGCACGGTGGACCTGCACGTGGAAACCACCGCCGGCGCCGACCCGCGGCGCGCGATCTTCCACGCCTTGAGCAAGGCGGACCTGCCCATCTACCTGATGACGGCGATGGACTACACCCTGGAGGAGATCTTCCTGCAACTCACCACCGAAGACGCCACCCGCGGGGCCGCCGGCGCGGACGGAGGCGACGCCGCCGACGGCTCACCCGGCACGCCGGCTGCCGAAGCCGCGGCGGCGTCGGACGCGGACGGCACATCGGATGGCGAATCGGGCCCGGCGGCTGCCGGAGCTACGCACCAAGCGGCGGCCTCCGAGCAGGCCGGCGCCGGCGGAGGGGAGGCCTGATGATCGCGGTGTTCCTGCGCGAGCTGCGCTCCTACTATTTCTCGCCGATCGGCTATATCTTCATGGGGTTCTTCCTGCTGCTCGCCGGCTTCTTCTTCGCCACCGACAACGTGCTGCGTTCCAACCCGCAGTTCCAGGGCGTCCTAAGCTCGATCATCTTCGTGTTCCTGGTGATCGTGCCGATTCTCACCATGCGCCTGTTCGCGGACGAGAAGCGGCAACGCACCGACCAGCTCCTGCTCACCGTGCCGGTGAGCGTGACCGGCATCGTGCTCGGCAAGTACCTCGCGGCGGTGGCGGTGTTCCTGTTCACGCTGCTGGTGACCGTGCTGTACCCGATTACCATGAGCTTCTTCGGGCGCCTGCCCGGCTGGGAGATCCTGGGCGGCTACGTCGGCTTCTTCCTGCTCGGCTGCACGTTCATCGCCGTCGGCATGCTGATGTCGTCGCTCACCGACAACCAGGTGATTTCCGCGGTGGCCACCTTCGCCGCCCTGCTGCTGATGTGGATCATCGACTTCGTGCAGAACGGCGTGCCGGCCGGCACCGTACCGGGCATCGTGTTCGCCTCCTGCCTCGGCGCCCTGGTGGTGCTGTGGGTGTACCTGGCAACGCGCAACCTGGCCATCTCCATCGCCACGCTGCTGATCCTGGCGGCGTTGGTCGTGGTGGCCGCGGTCTCGGTGGAGGGCTTCTACGAGACCTTCATCATCGACTTCCTGGCCTGGTTCTCGCTGACCAGCAGGTTCCAGCGCTTCATGGGCGGCGTCCTGGCGCTCAGCCCGATCGTCTACTACGTGTCCTTCTCGACCGTGCTGGTATTCCTCACCGTGCGCGTGATCGAACGCAACAGGTGGACCTGACATGAGTGATTTCTTTTCCACGCAGATGCGCCGCCTGCGCGACAGCAAGCAGGTACGCTACGGCGGCTACGCGCTGCTCACCTCGCTCGGCATGGTGGCGGTCCTGGTGCTGGTCAACCTGGTGGTGGACCAGTTCGGCGTCGAGGCCGACCTCACCCAGAACCGGCTGTTCACGCTTTCCGACCAGACCTTCCAGGTGCTGGACAACCTCCAGGCCGACGTCACCGTGTACCAGGTTGGCACCACCGGGCGCGAGAATCCGCTGATCGACTCGGTGCTGGAGCGCTACGCGAAGCGCAGCGCCCACGTAAAGCTGGCCACCCTCGATCCGGAGCGCAACCCCGGACTGGCCGCCAAGTACGAGGAGGAGGGCCAAGTGCGCCCCGGCGGGCTGATCGTCGACGCCGGCGACCGGTTCCGGATGATCAGCCAGTTCGACATTTTCAACGTCAACATGCAGACCCGGCAGGCAACCTCGCTGTCGCTTGAGCAGGAGCTGACCGCGGCGCTGCTGTACGTGACCACGGGCGATCTGCCCTCCGTGTACCTGCTGGAGGGGCACGGCGAGCAGTCGATGTTCCAACTCGGCATGCCGGGGCTGAATGTGCGCGACCTGCTGGAGAACGACAACTACGAGGTGGACACGCTCGACCTGGTGTCGCGCGATACCATCCCGGACGACGTTGACGTGCTGCTGGTAGTCGCGCCGGAGCAGGATCTGACGGTGCCGGAGGCGCGGCGGCTGGACGCCTGGATGCGCGACGGCGGGCGCGTGGTGTTCGTGCTGCAGGCGGCGCGGCGCGCCGGGCTGCCCAACCTGGACGAGCTGCTGGCCGGATTCGGGGTGCGGCTGGTGAACGGCATCATCGTCGAGGAGTCGGGTCGCCATACGCCGGACAGCCAGGTATTCCTGGTGCCGGAGATGACCTCCCACGAGATCGTGGCTCCGATGCGCTCGGAGCGGATGTTCATCGTGATGCCGGCGGCGGGCCCGATCGAGGAACTGGAGACCAAGCGGCGCACCCTGACGGTGGAACCGTTTCTCAACACCTCGGAGGGGTCGTTCCTGCGCACCGATTTCCAGATCCAGTCGGTCGAGCAGCAGGAGGGCGAGCCGAGCGGGCCGTTCGCGATCGCCGTGGCCATTACCGACAACGACCTCGACGGCTACATGAAGTCGCGCGTGGTGGTGTTCTCGTCGGCGCTGTTCCTGAGGCAGCCCTACCAGGCCAACTACGACATGCTGCTCAACAGTCTGAGCTGGGCGCGCAGCCGCGAGGAGTCGATCTCGATTCGCGCCAAGTCGCTGCGCACGTTCCCGCTGCGCATGACGCGGTTGGCGCAGTTGATCATCTCCGGCGTAGCCGTGCTGCTGGTGCCGCTCGGCGTGCTCGGCGCCGGGCTGGCGGTGTGGCTGCGGCGGCGCCACCTGTAAGGGGAGCACAGCGGATGAGCGAGGCGACGAAGGAGAGTGCGCCGGCCGCCGGCCGCGGCGGGTTGCGGCGCCTGCTGATCCTCGCCGCCATGGTGGTGGGGGTCGCCGCGCTGGTGGTGGTCCTGACCGTGGTGCGCAACCGCCCGCCGCCGATCCCGGAGGCGGAGCCGACGCCGGGCAAGCCGGAAATATCGCGCGTCGACATCGAGCGCATTACCGCCGTCTCGCTGGCGGGGCCGGGCCGCGAGCAGCCGTTCAACATGCAGCGGACCGAGTCGGGCTGGCGGATCGAAGGGATGAACGACGAAATCCCGATCAAGGAATCGCGGATCAGGGACCTTCTGTACAGCTTCGGCAGCCTGTACGCGGAGCGGGTCATCGAAGAGGACGCCGCCGACCTGGCGAAGTACGGGCTCGATCCGCCGGCGGTGGTGGCGGTTGCCACGCTCGACGACGGCGCCACCATCGAGGTGTACCTTGGCGACCGCACGCCGGCGGGCAACACCTGGTACCTGGGGGTGCCGGAGGAGCGCATTGTATACGCGGTGTGGACCAACCACGGCAACCACTACTACTACACGGCGTCCGACATGCGCGGCGACGAACTGCCCACCGTCAACGGTGAGGCGTTCAGCTACCTGCGCCTGCAGGGTCCCGGAATCGACACCCTGGAAATTGTCGAGACCAACCCGCTCGACACCCGCTTCGCCCACCTGCTGACCCGGCTGGCGATCATCCAGCCGTACGCGTTTGCGCGCGCCATCGACAGCGAGGAGTTCGCCAAGGTGCAGGCGGCGCTCGGCACGCCGCGCATCGACCGCATCGTGAGCGACGACGCGGGGGCCGCCGCCGACTACGGACTGGCGCCGCCGCGTTACGAGCTGCTGGCGCGCGACACCGAGGGCGCCGAGTTGGCACTGCTGTTCGGTGACGAGCGCGACGGGGAGGTGTTCTTCCAGGTGCAGGGACGCAGCACGGTGTATGCGATGCAGCGGTCGCGTGCCGGCGTGCTCGACCTGGATCCGTTCGCGCTGGTCGACAAGTTCGTGCTGATCCTGAATATCGAGTCGGTGGACGCCATCGAGATCGACCACCCCGGCGGCAGCTACCGGCTCGCCATCGAACGCACCGGCTCCGGTGACGACGTGGTGGAGAGCTTTACGATCGACGGCGTGCCGATGGAGGACAAGCCGTTCCGCGAGTTGTACCAGCTCATTATCGGCTTGCTCGGCGATGCGGCATTGCCGCGCGAAGACCAGGCGGGGGTGCTGGAAGCGCAACCCGAGGTGCGCATCACCTACCTCATGAACACGCCGGACGAGCGGCAGTCGGTGGCGCTGGTGCCCTTCGACCGGCAGTTCTACGCCGTCGTGCGCGAAGGGGCCGCCGAATTCATGGTATCGCGCGGCCAGGTGGCGCGCCTGCTCGACGGCCTCGCCGGCGCGGGTGAGTAGCGCCCGGCACCCGCGCGGCTACCCAACCGGGGCAGTTATGCCCAGCTCTGCCTCGCTACGGCGCAGGTACAGCGGTTTCAGGTCGGTCGGAGTGGCGACCAGGTTGCGTTCGGCCAGGTCCAGCATGGCCAGTACCGGAACCTGTGCGTGGCGGCGGTCCACGCGCCAGCCCGTGCCGGGCGCGCCGGTGTTGTCCGCCACGGCGGCGGCGGTGGTGCGGGCGGACTGGTCCGCCGAAGGCGCCGCCGGGTTGCGCGTACGGCGCCGTTTGCCGGGCCGGTCACCGCGGATCCGTTCAGCATTTTCACGCGCCGCCGGAGGCGACTGCAGCGCCGCCGCGAACTGGGCGGCGGCCGGGCCGGTGAGCAGGACCGGCTCGCCGGCCGCCGCGGTGGCGCGTACCGTTTCCGCCAGCGTTGCCGGCGCCTGGTCCAGGTAGGGGCCGACGCGGCGACCGTCGCGGTAGCAGGCGGCGTAGAAGCGGCGCTTGCGGGCGTCGATCAGCGGCACTACCAGGCCGCCGGCGTGGCGCTGGTCCCAGGCCATGGCGTCCAGGCCGCAGATACCGGCCAAGCGCGCACGGCCCGCGCCCGCGATGCCCTTCGCGGTGGCCACGCCGATGCGCACCCCGGTGAACGACCCGGGGCCGATGCCGACGGCCACCAGGTCGACCTCCGCCACGCGCACGCCCAACTCGCCGGTAACCTGTTCGATGAGGGGAGCGAGCAGGGTGGCGTGCTTCAGTCCGCTGTTGCAGGAGTGCGCAACCCAGTCATCGCCGCGGGCGGCCGCCACGGCCAGCGTTTCGGTGGTGGTATCGAACGCGATCACGATCATGGCGGCGGCCCCGATTCGGTAATCTCGATGCGGCGGCGCATGTCGTCCTCGATGTCGATGCGCACGTGGATGGTATCGTCCGGCAAGGTGTCGCCGGCCCGCTCCGGCCATTCGACGAGCGTTACGCCGGAGCCATGGATGAAGTCGTCCAGGGCGAGCGATGCGAGTTGCGCGGCGGCGTCGATGCGGTACAGGTCGATGTGGTACAAGGTCAGTGGCCGCGGCGCATCCCCCGGCGCCTCATACTCCAGCACCAGTTGGTAGGTCGGGCTGGTGACCGCCTCGTGGATGCCGAGCCCGCGCGCGACGCCCTTCGCGAAGGTGGTCTTGCCGGCGCCGAGGTCGCCGTGCAACGCAATCACGGCGCCGCGCCGGGCGGCGAGGCGGTCGCGCAGGCGGGCGGCGAGCGCCTCACCGGCCGCCATGGTGTGCTGCTCGGTGACACACACCGTGCAGGTAGTGCGATCCATTCGGTCAGCGGCCCGGCCTGGCGCCGGCGGCGGACCAGCACTCGTCGACGAAGCGATACAGGTCGCTGATGCGGGTGCGCGACAGGGCGGTCAGGTGTACCAGCATCACGCCCGCGGTGCCGTGGTGCGGCGACTGCACCACCTTGCCGTACAGCGGAAGCCGTACCGCCTTGCCGAGCTGGAGCACCAGTCTCACCAGGCGGCCGGCGGCCACCGGCGCCACCGAGCGGACGCCGGCCCACTGGGCATCGAGGGACACCAGCGTGCCCGCGACCGTCGCATCGCGTCGCGCGCGTGATGCCGTGCTTGGCCCGGCCGCGGGAAGCGGAGGTTCGACCGTCAGCGGGGTGATCTCGCAGCGCCGCCTGCCGCCGCGCGGACGAACGGTTCCGGCCAGCGTGGTGCGGCGTGTGACCAGCAGGGCGCGCCGGCCGGCCACCCAGGCGCGGCCGAGCACGGTGGCGACGACACCGCCCTCACCACCGGCGGCCGAGGCCGGCCGGACCGTGACCTGCATGCCGGTTCGCAGCGGCGCCGCCTGGTGGTCCTGCGGCAAGGCGCACGCGAGTTCATCGCCGACGCCGGCGAGCAGACTGGTTTCGATGCTCGGCATCGTGGCGCGCGCGAGCGTGATCCGGTCGCCCTCCTGGAACGGAGACAGCGAGCGGACCGCGGCGGCGCCGCCGGCAGCCACCCGCGCCTTGATGGAAAGCAGCACGGCCAGCCGGTGGCGGTACAGGGCGCGGTCCGCCGAACCGGCGCCGCGCAGGGCAGCCGCGCCGCGTTGCAGGACGCCGTCGAGCAGGGCGCGGTCGCGGAACAGCTCGTTCTCCTGGCGGAGGTGGCCGGCGCGCGCGAGGTGATGCAACACGCGCGCCTCCGCGCGGGTGAGACCCGCCCGGCGTGCCGCGTGCCACGTTGGCCGGTGTCGCTGCCCGCTGCCGCTGGTGCCGCCGGCAACCAGCACCGCGAGGACAGCGGCGATTGCCGCGCCGCCCCACCACATCACCTCGAAGTGGCCCGCCGCCAGGGCGGCCTCCAGAAGCTGCCGGGCGATCTCGATCACCACGGGCCGCTACGCTCCGAGCTGGTGCAGATACCTGGGCGCCAGCGGGTCGTTGGGATCCAACTCGCGGATGGTGGCGAAGTAGCGGCGCGCATCGTCCAGCCGGCCCTGTTTCATTGCGAGGATCCCCATGTTGGAGATGATCTTGGTGTTCTCGGGGTCGAGTTGCAATGCCGAGCGCAGGTTGCGTTCGGCATCGTCGTAGCAGCGCAGCTCGAGGTTGCAGATCGCCAGCTCGTTGTGGGTGTCCGCCAGGCCGGCGGCATCCGCCTCCCGCCCCTGTGCCAGGACGCTCTCGAACGCCAGCCTGGCTTCCGCGAACGCGCCGCTGCGCCGCAGCCCCCAGCCGCGCAGGAAGTGCGCCTGCCAGACGTCCGGGTGGAGGTCGAGAAACCGCTCGATCTTGCGCAGCCCCTCGGCCTCGGAGCCGCCGCGGATCAGCTCGTAGGCGGCCCGGAAGCTGTCGTCCGCCAGCCCGTCGCTGGACATCTGGCGCAGGATCCGTTGTGCGTCGGCGCGTTGCTCGTCGTCCTTGCCGTGCCGGACGTACACCTCGAGATGCGGGCGGGCATCGGCGTAGCGGCGTTGGCCCAGGTAGAAGTGGGCCAGGTTGATGTGGGTTTCGGCATGCAGCGGATCCAGGTCCAGCACCCGGAAGTAGGCGCGCTCCGCGCTGCGGCGCAATCCGTCCGCGGTGTCGGCATTCTCCGCCGCCGCCTCGGTGTTCGCCCGCTCGACCGCTTGCGCGTGCTGCTCGTATGCGAAAGCGAGGTTGAGTCCGGCGCTGGTGTCGTCGGGATTGAGCCCGGTCAGCGCCAGGAACAGTTCCTCGGCAATTGCGAAGTCGCCGTTGTGCGCCTTGATGATGCCGGCCTCGGTCAGCTCCGCGGCGACGGTCGGCTTGGCGGCGCGGATGAAGCGGCGGAAGTAGGCCGCGTCGTCGTGGTGCGGATGATAGGCCAGCACCTTGAGCATGGCGGCGATGGTGGCGTCCCAGGTAAGGTCTTCCGGGCTTACCGACGTGACCTCGGGTTCCAGCTCGATTGGCAGCGCGACCGCCGGGTCTACCCGGAACTCCGCAAACTCGTAGTTGAAGTCTTCCGGGAGGGAAATGTATGCGATGCGCGCGAGCGGATGCGACGCGTCACTGTCTGCCATGGGTGAAAGATACTATTCGCCGGCTGTGCTTGCCACAGCCCGGTTGTGCTTGCCACAGCCCGGTTGTGCTTGCCACAGCCCGGTTGTGCTTGCCACAGCCCGGCGGCGACTCGCACACACGGCGGGACAGGTGTGCCCGCTACGGCCCGTCGGTGGGGCCGGAAGGCTCTGACCTTGGAGCGGCCTCCGGCGCGGCGCCCGGCACGGGTGGCGCGGGGTCGCGTGCGGCCACGTCTTGCGGCGGATTCAGCGCTCGGTCGATCTGCCCGATCAGCCGCGAGGCTACCTCTCCGGTCTTGCGCGCCTCCTCGGTCACCGTGCCGTTGATCATGCGCTCCTTGAACAGCTCGTCGACCACGTTGAGCGCGGCGACGATGGACACCTTGAGCGGGTCGCTCCAGGAGACCAGGGCGGCGGTGGCTTCGAGCCGCTCACGGTAATAGGTCATTACCTCGTTGAGATAGGCGGGATCCTCCTCGCTTCGGATAGTGAACGAGGTCCCTAACAGCTCCACGTGGGTAAGATGCTCCGCCATCGCCTAGCTCACCGCTACTCAGAAAATGTCGAGATCGTCGCCCTCTCTCCTGTTGGCATCGGCCTCCGCTTCGTCCGCGTCCGATTCATCGGCAGCGGGTGACTCTTCGTCGTGCGTGGGCGCCGCTTCGGCATCCGGTTCGGAACCGGCGTCGGCTTGTTCCGCGTCGGCGTCCGATACCGCCTCGGCATCGCCATCCGGTTCGCCGGCGGCGCCGATCTCCAGCTTGCCGAGCTGGGCGAGCGTGCGGCTGATGGTGGCCTCGATCTCCTCCTGCTCGGCCTGCAGGACGCTCAGCCGCTGCTGCAACTCGTCGCCTCTGCGGTCTGCCTCCTGCCGGGCGGTGTCGGACTCGGCCAGCCGGCGGTCCAGCTCGGCCGCGCGCTCCTTGGTGGCCGCCAGCGCGCCGCGCAGCGAGTCGTTGTCGGACCGCAACTCGCGCAGCATGACCAGGAGCCGGTCTACCCGGCTCTCCAGGTGGTGAATCTGTTCAACCGTGCTCATGTCGTGCTCGCCGTCTCCTGGCGGCTCTGAATCGCCTCCCGCGCGACCTGTACCAGTTCGGCGAACGCGTCCGGATCCTGAATCGCCAGGTTGGAGAGTGCCTTGCGGTCCAGGCCCACCTGAGCGAGCGTCAGGCCATGCATGAACTCGGAGTAGCGCGTGCCCCGCTCGCGGCACGCCGCCGAAATCCGAGCGATCCACAACGTGCGGAACTCTCGCTTGCGCCGCCGCCGGTCACGGTAGGAGTAGGCGAGTGCCTTCGCCACCGCGTCCTTGGCGGGTCGAAACAACTTGCTTCGGCGCCCCCAGTAGCCCTTGGCTGACTTGAGGATCTTGCGCCGGCGGGCATGACGACGCCCGCTCCCGGCTCTCGGCATGGACTACCTCTCTCTGCTGTAGTGTGCTCAGGACGGCACGAAACCGCGCATCCGCGAACCGCGTGCGACGGCGTGCGTCAACAATACGCTCACCGAGCGTACGGGACCAGTTGCCGCGCCCGCCGGGCTTCCGCGGGACTGATGATCGCGGCCTGGCGCAGCTTCCTCTTTCGCTTGCGGCCCTTCTTGGTGAGGATATGCCGCAGCCCCTGCTTCTTGTACTTGACCTTGCCGCTGCCGGTGATCGAATACCGTTTCGCGGCGCTCTTACGCGTTTTGATTTTTGGCACGGTTCGTCTCTCTTCTTGGCTGAGGCGCGGGAGCCGCGTTGGCGGCTGCCCGGGCTACCGCCTTGGCTGCTGCGCCGGGGCTGAGAAACATCGACATGAACCGGCCTTCCATCTGCGGCCGGCGCTCCAGTACAGCAAAGTCCGCCAGGATGTCGAGGATCCGGCCAAGCACCCCGCGCCCGATTTCGGTATGGGCGAGTTCGCGCCCGCGAAACCGGATCGTGACCTTCACCTTGTTGCCCTCTTCAAGGAACTGCCGCACCTGCCGGGCCTTGAACTGCAGGTCGTGCTTCTCGATCTTGGGCTGCATGCGAATCTCCTTGAGCTTGCCAAGCTTCTGCTTGCGCTTCGACTCCTTGATTCGCTTCTCCTGTTCGAACTTGTACTTGCCGTAGTCGAGTATCTTGCATACCGGCGGCCGCGCCATCGGGGACACCTCTACCAGGTCCAAGCCCTCGTTGCGCGCCAGCTCCATCGCCTGCTCGGTCGCGATCACGCCCGTCTGCCGCCCATCTCCGCTGATGAGCCGCACTTCCGGAACGCGAATCATGTCGTTTATTCTCAGTCTGCGTTCGGCCAATCGACCTCCTCAGGACGCGCCGGTACTCTGCGGGCACTCGTTCGCGCCGGATTGCTCATCCTATCTCCGCCGGAGGACCGCCTGCGCGGCTCCGCCGATCGGAGTCAGTATAGCAAGAGGCGCGCCGGGTGGTCAAAGCGTACGGGCCGTTCAGTCCGTTCAGCTTCGCGCCCCGGTGCCGGACAGCACGAACAACACCTCGGTGGCGCGCCAGTTGGCGAACAGCGGACTGATGGTACCGCGTTTCGATATCGCGATCTCCTTGAGAATGGCAACGCCCTTGTCGGTGCAGTAGTCGAGGAAGTCCTTGCGCGTACACAGGTGGATGTTGGGGGTATTGTACCACATGTACGGCAGGTCGCGCGTGACCGGCATCCTCCCGCTGAACAGGAATTGCAGGCGCACGCGAAAATACCCGAAGTTCGGGAACGACACGATGGCGTGCTTGCCGACGCGCAGCATCTCCTCCAGGACCAGCAGCGGGCGGTGCGTCGCCTGCAAGGTCTGATTGAGAATCACGTACTCGTAGCTGCCGGTTGCGTAGTCGCGCAGCCCCTCGTCCAGGTCGCCCTGGAACACCGAGATGCCGCGCGAGATGCTCTCGATGATCATCGACTCCTTGATGTCGACGCCGCGCCCGCGCACCTGCTTGGCGGCGATGAGCCGGTGCAGCAGTTCGCCGTCGCCACAGCCCAGGTCCAGGACGTTGCTGCCGTGCGGCACCAGCTTGACGATCTCGTCGTAGTCGATGTGCGGCAGTCCCGACTTGGCCGACCGGGCTGACTTGCCCGCCTGGCCTGGCTGTGCCGACGGCGGGGTGCTCATTGGCGGCGCTGCCTTACGCCGGCCAGGAACGAATCGATGATGCGCGTCTGGCGCTCGGTTTCTATCAGGAACGAGTCGTGGCCGTGCGGGCTGTCGATCTCGACGTAGGAGACGTCGTTGCCGGCCTTGGTGAGGGCGCTGACGATCGCCTTCGACTGGCGCGACGGATACAGCCAGTCGGAGGTGAACGAGACCAGCAGGAACTTGGCGCGGCTTGAACCGAAGGCGGCGGCCAGCCCGCCGGGCCGCCCGTTCAGGTCGTAGTAGTCCATCGCCTTGGTGATGTACAAGTAGGCGTTGGCATCGAACTGTTCGGCGAACTGGCGCCCCTTGTAGTCGAGGTAGCTCTCCACCTCGAATTCGTGCGAGAAGCCGTACTCGAACTGGTCCCGTTCCTGCAGCTTGCGGCCGAAGCGCTTGCCGAGCGACTCGTCGGACAGGTAGGTGAGGTGGCCCACCATGCGCGCCGTGGCCAGGCCGCGCCGGGGATGGTCGCGCCCGTAGTAGTCGCCGGCGTGCCAGCTCGGATCGGTGGTGATCGCGTTGCGGCCGATGGCGTGGAAGGCGATGCCCTGGGCGGAGATGGTGGCGGTGGAAGCGAGAATGATCGCCGACTGCACCATCTCCGGAAAGCGTACCGTCCACTCCAGCGCCTGCATGCCGCCCATCGAACCACCGGCGACGCAGTAGATCTGCTCCAGGCCGAGGTGGCGCACCAGTTCGCGCTGTGCGGTGACCATGTCGCCGATGGTGATGACCGGGAACTGCAGCCCGTATGGCTTGCCGGTGGCAGGATCGATCGACGCCGGCCCGGTGCTGCCGTGACAGCCGCCGATGAAGTTGGAGCACACCACGTGGTAACGGTCGGTATCGAACGCCTTGCCGGGGCCGATCATCGGATCCCACCAGCCGGGGCGGCGGTCGTCGGGGGCGTGGTAGCCGGCCGCGTGGTGGCTCGCCGACGTGGCGTGGAATACCAGCACCGCGTTGTCGCGCGCGGCGTTCAACTCGCCGTACGTCTCGTAGCGCAGGTTGACGGGGCCGAGGGTCCGGCCGCTTTCGAGCGTCATCCGGTCGGGCGGTTCGGCAAACCGGAAGTCGTGCGGCTCCACCAGGCCGACCGAGTTCGGATGCTGCCACGGCTGCGGCGAAACCGGGGAGGTGGATCTTGAAGTGCGGCTCATAGGTGGAAAATGAATCGGCGCGGCGAACGGCGGCGTACGCTTCCAACGCGCGGCAAGTAGCGGTACTTTACGGCCATCATTCGTAATCAGTCAATCCGCATCACTGCTTCTCGCACCAGGATCGACCGCTCCGATGCGCGTGCTCGGCGGGGCTCGGGGGCCCGGCACGTGCCACGCGGTGCTGCGTTCAGGCGCGCCTTCCGCATCTGGCCCGGAGCGCTCGCACCGCGCGGCGCGACCGTCCCGGCGGTGCGCCGCCCCCGGCTCCGGCCGGTGCGCCGGGGGCGCAAGTTCTGCG
Encoded proteins:
- a CDS encoding homoserine O-acetyltransferase: MSRTSRSTSPVSPQPWQHPNSVGLVEPHDFRFAEPPDRMTLESGRTLGPVNLRYETYGELNAARDNAVLVFHATSASHHAAGYHAPDDRRPGWWDPMIGPGKAFDTDRYHVVCSNFIGGCHGSTGPASIDPATGKPYGLQFPVITIGDMVTAQRELVRHLGLEQIYCVAGGSMGGMQALEWTVRFPEMVQSAIILASTATISAQGIAFHAIGRNAITTDPSWHAGDYYGRDHPRRGLATARMVGHLTYLSDESLGKRFGRKLQERDQFEYGFSHEFEVESYLDYKGRQFAEQFDANAYLYITKAMDYYDLNGRPGGLAAAFGSSRAKFLLVSFTSDWLYPSRQSKAIVSALTKAGNDVSYVEIDSPHGHDSFLIETERQTRIIDSFLAGVRQRRQ